tacacgTCTCACAACGTCGGGATTCAGAACCTATGTTCTGCGCACACGTAAGACTCTTAAGTAAGGTGTAGTTATCAGTATTTATACTATTTATTTCATTTTCTGATTACTGACATGTGCATAAATTGATCATCATGAAGTGTGAAGCATGTACATGTCCATACAAAAGACGAACTGCAAAACGCTTTAATAAAAAGTCAATGTGAAGAGGTTGACTGTGTCATAGAAGTTGAAAGTTCCATCGATGCCAATGCAAACTTCCACAGTAATTTGAGACAATTCGCATGTCGAGCAGCAAGTCATGCTTTTTCCACCATTTCACGCCTTTCGGTTCTTAATTCTTTCTCACAAGGTTCCTTGTCTATTAAAATTTGCAAATTGGAGACCTTCCAGTACAGGTCAGTTcttgatttatatatatttttataatttataaccAGGGGTGTGCGCGcacgatgcggcgggaaacataatCACTGAATCACCTAACTTGCGacctttttaaataaataaaaaactataACAATACCATACTCGAATTAAAAGGGAATAAAATGCTAGTTTTTACaatgtaattttttttcaaagaatattaacgtatgaaaaagttatagccgtttAAAAATCGTGGGAGAATTTGGTTTAAGAGTCAACAGTGTGTTTTAAAGAATCGTACCGTATAttttttaaaacttgtaattaCTTAAAGTCTTAAAATGATGTAAACTTACCTTCTTCTCCTCCTTGTATGTATTATATACTCGAGTAAAGTACATGGACGGTCcctgtggttaaccaaaattttggatttagtcctTAGCTTCCCGAAAGTACActgatggtccttgtggtttgcactttgtaacacatttagtaccaacttttgccaaaagtacatggatggtccctgtggtttgcactttgtaacgcattcagtccccaacttttgccaaagTACATGGGTGGTCCCTGTGgcttgcactttgtaacgcatttagtcactAAAAGTTTgggactaaatacgttacaaagtgcaaaccacagggaccatccgtgtactcttggaaagctagggactaaAAAGGATTTATAAAAGTTTACTACTATATgctgatttttttttgttataacaGAATTCGACTTTCCGCTCCACTGACCACGACTCCTGTCGGTAATCTCCAGTCCGAACATTACCGAGAAGGCTTTGTGCTAACTTTGTATCTTGAAGATGGAAGCACAGGGATCGGGGAGGTAAATTCAtcttattttttgaattttattttatttgtaaaGTTGTTAAAAGTAGTTATCGTGTACAGGTTGCACCACTCGGAAATCACACGGAAAATCTGTTGGACGTAAAGGAGCAACTTCGGTTTCTTGCTCATGTTATCGAAGGAGCTCCCGTATATTCATCCCTTCCTCTTCTAAAGGGATCATTCACTAATTGGATATCAACCAATTTAGGAATCCCAGTATGTGCAACCACTTTTTATCATGCATTTATCGTATTGAatattagagtaaaatgccattttcgtccctgaggtttggctcgttttgcgacttttgtccaaaggcttgtttttccgcatctagatccaaaactccaaaaggtttgaaatcttgtcattttcatccaactcgttaactccatccatttttaacAATAAGTcaaggggtatttttgtcttttgatACATTTTTCTGATGATTAAAGGGTTTGGGTGGGAAGAAAGTCATAGTCAACAGAGTGTGGATCTTTATTTTTAtagtgtttttttattttaataaaaaatgtctaGAAATACGAAAAACACCCCTAACTTAACGTTAAAAActagatggagttaacgagtttGATGAAAACGACAAGATTTCaccggaaaaacaaacctttggacgaaagtcgcaaaactggccaaacctcttGGACGAAAaaggcattttactctaaatattAACAACCATAAATATTTTTTAGTTTGTGGAAGTCTTAGAATCGTTTAATTTGCCTGATATGCCAGCCGGATTCACTTCTTCCCAGTGTTAGATGTGGTTTGGAGATGGCCATTTTAAACGCTATCGCTGCCACAGAAGGTTCCACCATGTTAAATTTACTTCATCCGTATTCCCCTAAAGACGAATTTTCTACTAAGTCATTAAATGTTAAAATATGCGCACTTATTGACTCTGACGGGACTCCTGAAGAAGTAGCTTATCTTGCAACTACACTCGTTGAAGAGGGATTTACCGCAATCAAACTAAAAGTGAGTAAAGCTTTGTTCTTGATTCCGTCTAATGGAATTCCATTATGAAaccatatattaattattaagtAATGGTTTATAATATTTTATACTCACAGGTAGCACGCCGATCCAATCCCGTTGAAGATGCTATTGTCGTACAAGAAATAAGGAAGAAAATTGGTTTCCAAGTTCAACTTCGTGCTGATGCAAACCGAAAATGGTCATTTGATCAGGCTCTTCAGTTTGGCTCTAATGTGAAAGACTGTGCGCTACAGTATATTGAGGTATCCTTTATAGTACAGGTGGCAAAATGAGTGGGTAAGACAGGTTGggttaacgggtcaaaactagAGCCGTAAACGAACCGGGCATTCAACAAACAGTTCGTGAACCTTCAgcaggaagttcgtttgtgtttgttcgtttaataaatgaacgatcATGAACAAAAACATCcgtttgtttagttaaatgaataaacatgaacagaggccgcattcgttcatttatgttcgtgaacgttcggtaacgtgttcgctTATGtccgtttgtgttcgatagttcagtagtgtttttaattattatatttatttaaatatctTTAAAgttccgacaaataaaatatttaataagtatcaGTTTATTATATGTTCAGTTCCTTAACGCTTGTTTGTGCTCGTTTGTTTTCATTGTGTTTATGAACATTAGCTTGTGTTCATGATCTCGCTCATTTGCGTTTGTCACCTGAAattaacaaatgaacacgaacacattcatttccttaacgaacgaacatggacaaaaaatctcgttcggtaagtgttcatgaacagttcgtgagcACATattttccttaacaaacgaacacgaaagTTAGTGTGTCAAACATGATACCAAAATTATATTGTTTGAATAAAATGGTATAATAGGTTTTTATTCATTAAACGTACACATTGGGGAGACTTCCAACCCGTTTTCTTTATAGCTAGGTTTAGTCATTTTGCCTGCTAGAGACTAGACATAGCCAATGTGACCCGTTCATAAGTAAACGGGTTGAAGTTGTCACATCCACTCTATACtatatgtatgtacatgtgtatatTTAAGCTCTATAAAGAATTCCTTAAGTATAACATATGTTTATAATCACAACTACTTAATTAATGAACTTGCTAAACATCAGGAACCCGTGAACGATGAAGATGATATAATTAAGTTCTGTGAAGAAAGCGGCTTGCCTGTAGCCCTGGATGAAACTATCGATAAACTTCGAGAAAATCCTCTTAAAACGCTTGCTAGGTTCAAACACAGTGGAATTGTTGCAGTTGTAAGTAGTTGACACCTTAAAATCTTCTTACgtatattttatcattttaaatcTGATAAACTCTTATTTCTAGGTTATAAAACCAAGCTTTGTTGGTGGATTTGAAAAGGCTGCATTAATCGCAAGGTGGGCTCAGCAGCAGGGAAAAATGGCGGTCGTCAGTGCGGCATTCGAAAGCGGATTCGCCTTGTCAGCATACGTTCAGTTTTCGTGTTTTCTTGAAATGCAAAATGCAGAATTATGCAAAATAACGAAGAATGAGCCTGCATCACCTGTGGCTCATGGTCTTGGAACATACAAGTGGCTCAAAGAAGATGTAACCACTGAGCCGTTTTGTGTACGTCGTGGTGCAGTCGATGGCTTCATGGAAGCATCTGTTTTCGATGCTGGTCAAACTTTGGTCAACTTTAATATCAATCAGAGTTCCATAGTCCAAAGTTTTAAAGCGGAAGAAGTACGGAATTATCAGTTAAAAGTGGACGTAGGTGGTGTAACATTTTCAATAAACGTGCTAGAGCTTGGAGAcgaaaaaaatgtaaaaaacgtTAACTTTTTTGTGTGTAAATTTCTAAACTATTAgcagagtaaaatgtcatttttgtcCCTAAGATTTGGCCAATTTTGTGACATTATGTGTTAGGTTAAGTCGGATtttttttcgtcttttttgttaacttaataggcaattcagtctttttcacttAAGGACtcgcttgtacattatgctaaatgcttgtacataaagtgaaaaagaccgaattgccctttaagttcaCAAAAATTGATGGAGTTAACGgggaaaaaatggatggagttaacgggcCGAATGAAAATAACAAgattcaaaccttttggatccagatgcggaaaaacaaacctttggacgaaagtcgcaaaattggccagacttcagggacgaaaatggcatttcaCTCTTATTAGTATTTTGATGGTTTTTGATGTATTATATATGGATGCAGGATAACGTTGTTGTATTTCTTCACGGCTTCCTCGGGACTAGTGAAGACTGGATTCCGATCATGAAGGCCATGTCAGCATCATCAAGATGCATTGCATTTGACCTTCCCGGTCACGGGGGTTCAAAGATGCATCCCAATGATGACGTGGACCGGGGATCCAACTTGTCAATGAAGGTAGTTGCGGACATGCTACACAAGCTGCTTTGTATTCTAACCACTAGTAGTAAAGTCACGGTTGTTGGATACTCCATGGGCGCACGGATCGCTTTATACATCGCTTTGAGATGCAACGATATGGTACATACAAAGATATATGTATATCATACAAAGATATATGTTTCTTCTCATGTGGCATTTTGTGATTATATTCGTTAATTGGTGTTTAtatcatagttgttaatggcgaatagcgacaaatagcgataaggtacaTATATGCTGCATGGCGAATAACGATAAATAGCGGTACActagaatttttttttatgtatattatatcaaaataccctggtatatacgctattttacatgtatatttaacaaaagcCTAAAATCCAACTCTTTTACCGCTGTATttaatcactatttatatttaaaaataaaaatataaaaagtaaCAGAAATCCTACTATTTATGGCTACATACCCTGTAGCGACCTTCGACCTATACGCAACGCTATTTCGCTATAGCGACTGCTATCGACAATTACGCTTTATATTTGAAGGTAAAAGGAGCGGTTTTATTATCTGGAAGCCCGGGATTAGATGATGAGGTAAAAAGAAAAGTTCGCAGTGTTAAAGATGATTCTCTAGCTTGTGCCATTGTTTCATATGGATTGGATTTATTCATAGAGACATGGTATTCCGGGGCGCTATGGAGAAGGTAGTTCACAATTTTTCCATTTTATCGTCTTTCTTATTGTGATTGTAACTTAATCCATCATGCAGCTTAAAGAGCCATCCTCAGTTCAATCAAATAGTTGCTAGTCGCATGAAGCATGATGACGTGGAAGCACTTGCAAAAGCTTTGTCCGACCTTAGTACCGGAAGACAACCGTATGTTCGTTTATTCATTTATTACTTTTGTGaatatatagggttgagttcatttcagaactctaaataactacagaactttcagaactcctaataaacaatcattttacatataatttttttttgtatttaggatctttttatcatctattatatgtatttctttgattacatacatgttaaaagtagtttacatatgtttaattgcctaaattatatatatgtgtcataactaattacatatatgtaaaaaaactagtttacatatgtgtaattataaaattacatataaaaaatgataaaattactcttaacatgtatgtaatcgtaaaaatacacataataaatgataaaattatcctaaacataaaaatatataaataaaaagattgtttattaggagttctgctagttctgtaaatatttatggttctgaaatgatcctggccctaTAAAAGAATTGTATAGATTATTTTGCTATGACTAATTATTAATTACTCATATACATGGTATTTTATATAATAGGTCTTTGTGGGAAGATCTAAAGCATAATAAAATTCCACTTCTGCTTATTGTTGGTGATAGAGATGAGAAATTTAAAAAGATTTGTCAAAGTATGTGGTCAAAACTTGAGGAGGGTAAAGATGACTCAGTCAAACATGTTCATAAAATGGTCAAGATTCCTGATAGTGGGCATGCTGTTCATATAGAGAATCCACTTCATGTTATCAACTCAATAAGTGAATTTGTTTCAAGACTGGATGTGATTGATTCATAATATTCTGCTATATCAGGTGTGGGGATTCTTTTAAAGTGTACTTTTCACCGCGAAATGACTAATGTATGAGTCTACAAGTTATAAAATACGTTCGCATCTAATGTTTTTAAGTTTATATGCTTTTTGTGTTTTACAGAAGGTTTTTGCCTTTTTGGAACTGGACTGGCTGGTCAGCCCGGGAACCGGGCATTCAACTAGTTTGATTTTTGGAACGTTGGCCGTCGTTCATAAAATTCTAAAGCAATTTTATGCAAGTGTGTAAACATGTTAAACGTCCGAACTATTGTATGATTCACATTGTAGTAAAACACATACCAATTGTCTGCTCTTTGCACAGAATCTGCGCGAGCAGTGCCGATCACACATCTTTGTATCTTGGTGAATTGCACAATTACACCGAGATGACGTAACAAAGACATAGCATGATTGTAAATCCGACAGTGTTTCGACCCTAACTCCTAAGTATACATAGGGACCCAGAGGTCTGTCTTATAAGGTATACCAGATATTAAAAGTATAAATACCACTGAATATATCCACCATATATTGCATGTATTTATAATTGAATACCTGCCTTCAAACCAGCAGCCATGGCTTTTCGTAGCATCACTCAAACCATAACCTATGACTCGATATCCTCCTAGTATCATGTCCAGTATGATGGCAAAACAATCGAGACCTGTCATCAACAGAGTAACTGTCACCGAGAAATGGGACGATGAAATCCTCTTGGCTCATGCCAATGGCCTGATGGTGGTGGTAAGGCTCAATGTCGAATGGCGACCCCACCCTATCCTGTCCATGAGTAATAAATCTGCCACCGACATTGGTAACGGAGAAGTGGACCGGAAGGTTTGATAGGCTGGGTTTGATGTAGGACAAGTCTCATACGTTACAATGGTTTCAGTCCATAAAAATCGATACTCTTGAAGGGCCAACGTCCTCGTTGGTCACGCCCACGTTGATCATGGCTGGTTCTCTCCAGACCACCACTCCGAGtttggctttgataccaatgTTACATACCAAACAAGAGAACTCAATTCAAAAGACAAGTCTGGTAAGTGAGAGAGcctatttggtatataaacagcTCATTGATTGCCGATACAACCGAGGTGAGACAAGTCTCATACCTTACAATGGTTTCAGTCCATAACAAGTAGAGTACCCATGTCTTGATGCTTGTAGGGTTTTTCTTGAAGATTAAATTAATGGTTTTAGAAAGGAGGATTTTGGAAATGAAAACTTTTAAACGATATTGGTTAGAAACCAAAAGAAAATAACAAAAAAGCTTAGTAACagtaataataaaaaggaaattAGAAAATGGAAATTAAAACCGACTTGATAAAACAGAGTCAAAAATAAAACttgaaaaaaataattaaattatatttaaaatgtttttattaaaaatgtaaAAGTTAAATTAAACATTAATCCACTCTAAAACATTATAGTCAGTTTTTAGTAAAACTTAATTAATGTTATATAGGGTGTAAATGAAAGGGTTGTTCATTATTGTTTGGTTTAGTTCTCTCTCTCTGTTTTTTTAAACATATGTGTGCTGGATACAAGTAAATAATAAATTTTTATTTTGCATAAAAGTTAAAAGATGAGACAAAAATAACTGATTTTTTTGAATCTGTAGATTTAATGCATATAATATAGTTGTTAAAGCATACAAGACTAGATAAAAATAACTGATAGAACTCCCTTAGTTAACCTTGTTCGTACGTTTTTAGATTGGTAGGGAACATGACGATCACACTTTTGGAGAGGCATCAACAAGAATGTTGTGTGTTTGTCTTCCAGCAATTCATATCATTTACAATGGTTGTTAATCTCTGAAAATATGTATAATAGAGAAACTTTTTAACGGCTTATGATGGTGCAAATTATCTACATCAACTCATCGcaaaccccccctcccccccttATTGGGACCTCGGTCCCACTAAGATCAGACGGTCGTTCATTACAACAGGGCCCACACTGGTATAGAGAGTGACACAACGTTTAACCGGAGAAAACACCATAAAGACCTCCTAGCCAGTTGAGTGCCCCCACCCAAAGTGCAATGGTGGGACTCGAACCCGAGTCTTAGGGAAAAAACCAGGATGCCTCAACCATGTTACcagatagtttttttttttttttttttttttttttttttttttcaaatttagaTCATTCATCTATAAGATATAATACACATATAAATTAAGTAGTGTAAATTTtggtattaataattaataaatatgaTGGTCAACCAGATTTGGTGtgagcatatatatatatatatatatatgatatatgtTTTTGACCACTATTAATtacaattaaaaataaaaaataataaaaccaaACGTATATTTTCTTAAATCAGTGCGTTTCATTTCCACTAGCCAATGCAGTCAAGTtgtgtttatatataaatataatgtaAGTTAAAACCTTTGCAACATACAAATTGAAGTTAAAGATCCTTATGGAGTACCTTCACATCAAGATTGGTCTCTTAACCTTCTTCTTAATCTGCCAAGGTAGATATATAACTCTAGCTTTctctttcatttttttatttttttttgtgttttaacaacggtattttttttaattaatgatctttattatttttctttttgcaGCATGGCCAGGAAGCTCATCAAAACTTGAGTATTGCAAGACATTTTGTGGAACACAAGATGCGTTTTGTGACAGCCGGAATGGCAATTGCGTGTGTAATCCAGGAATCGTAGACGCATCACCACCACATGTACCAGTTGGTATTAACCGAAGATCCTTGTCATCGCAATGCCAAAACGATGATATGTGCAAAAACTATTGGTGTCATCGCGATGATTCTTATTGTGACGATGGTGCTTGCATTTGCCATCCATGTGGCCCAAGAGGCCTCTAAATAGATGTTGTTTCCTCTTTGATTTTATTATACATGATTACATTTTCTTCTATGTGTTCATGTCACATTTCTTTGAATAACAATGCGGAACATTTGATCATTCTTACGTTTCTTGTTATATCATACAAGCAAAAGTGAACGGTTGATAGTTATATTGTGTCTTTTATAAACATTCCTTATAATTGTTTTCTATTATGAGGGGTGGctcgaatttataaaaaaataaattggtGATTATGGTCCCAACTTTTCTTGATTATATACTAAAATTGTACCGTTGTATGTTCACAAAGTAAGCCGGACATATCACACATGTAAGCCAAATGTATATAAAGAAAAGGTTGTGGCCTAAATTATATCGgcatttatataattatattagtatattacTAATATATACTTGTTTGCTAATCTCAAATCTTCAGCTTAGCTTACACTATATTAGTTTTTGGAGAGTAGGATATACAGAGTATGCAACTAATTAAAGGATAATTATAGAACAAATAGAATGGTACTAACATTTGTTTTTGAAAATCCCAACGTGTATACCCAATAGGTTAGTACCTGATAGATACCCAACGGGAATTAGGCCGGGTACGGAACACTGTTTTACAATCGGGTATCGGGTTGGGATTACcaaaacccgtcccaaacccgcccCATTGTCATCCCTAGTACTAAAGTCTCATCGAATATCTTGGTAAAATTTGGAGTTGTGTTTCTCCAAATGTGGGCTATATTCAAATTCAAATTCCTATTTGTTAAAAAAAGGCTTGATGCAAACGACAAAatacaaagttttttttttaacaaatgtGGGCTATCCTTAGGGATTCATAACCGAAATAATCAATCTCTAGTTATTTTGAAGCACTCTATAAGTGTTGTTTGAAGCAGTGTatgatataaaaaaaaaaatcgattGTATAGTTAGTTGGTTCAAATTGAGAGATTGATGTATAGTTAGTTGGTTCAAAAAATCGATGCATACGACTGCCAGTATTGttaatcaaggaaagactaaaagttGTACAAGATCAACAACTAGATCAAGTGATGTTGGAGCTGTCTCTATGGAAGGACAATGATTTCGATTATGGGAGAAATGAAGCCCGCGATACATTCCAACAAAAGGACGGAAAACAAAAGGCTAGCTTATGTAATAACGGAGGGTATTAATGTTAAGATTGACGTGATTGCTTACTATTTGAAGCTTGCTCAGTTATAAATGTGACGCGTAACCCTTTTTATGTGTCACATTTGAGATAATAACTGTTGAAGAGCCGATTACAAATGTCACATGTGGAGTTGTGGACATACAAGGGGCCTATAACCtatatttttttaagaaaagtaCCCCGAGCTATtttgctcattctcattttcaAGGACAAAGTAGTAAATTTTTCTGAACGGCAAACCGCTTTATATCtatatataaagagccagcaagcCGCTGAAAAGCTTACAAAAAAGGAAAACGAAAGAAACAACGATTACAAGAGACTCAAACATCCAAATTTAACCAACTTTCCCAAG
This is a stretch of genomic DNA from Helianthus annuus cultivar XRQ/B chromosome 16, HanXRQr2.0-SUNRISE, whole genome shotgun sequence. It encodes these proteins:
- the LOC110914946 gene encoding protein PHYLLO, chloroplastic isoform X3, producing MVLLDQSRDISSSLKESSNINTLWASLMIEECYRLGLTYFCIAPGSRSSPLALAATSHPMISCIACIDERSLSFHAIGYARGCHKPAVVITSSGTAVSNLLPAVVEASQDFLPLLLLTADRPSELLDTGANQAINQVNHYGSFVRHFFSLPAPADIISTRMVLTTIDSAVYHATSSPCGPVHINCSFREPLENTPQEWSKSCLKGLEFWASSGQPFTNYIHSHSSFAHSNLADILGIIQGAERGLLLIGAIFKEDDIYAALLLAKHFKWPVIADILSGLRLRKYKNSRFKRDDGILFVDHLDHCLLSAEVKQWMKPDVIVQIGSRITSKRISQMLQDCSPCSYILVDNHPNRHDPAHIITHRIHSSISQFTDWVLGSCATTCINSTWSSFLRSINMMIDWEISFVINSENSLTEPYVARITSEALDYGSTMFVGNSMPIRDADMYANGSSVGECIRGDDTASTSGFPFHWFQVAGNRGASGIDGLLSTVVGFAVGHNKRVVCLIGDVSFLHDTNGLALLKQRISRKPITIIVVNNHGGAIFSLLPIANTAEEEILNKYFYTSHNVGIQNLCSAHTVKHVHVHTKDELQNALIKSQCEEVDCVIEVESSIDANANFHSNLRQFACRAASHAFSTISRLSVLNSFSQGSLSIKICKLETFQYRIRLSAPLTTTPVGNLQSEHYREGFVLTLYLEDGSTGIGEVAPLGNHTENLLDVKEQLRFLAHVIEGAPVYSSLPLLKGSFTNWISTNLGIPPDSLLPSVRCGLEMAILNAIAATEGSTMLNLLHPYSPKDEFSTKSLNVKICALIDSDGTPEEVAYLATTLVEEGFTAIKLKVARRSNPVEDAIVVQEIRKKIGFQVQLRADANRKWSFDQALQFGSNVKDCALQYIEEPVNDEDDIIKFCEESGLPVALDETIDKLRENPLKTLARFKHSGIVAVVIKPSFVGGFEKAALIARWAQQQGKMAVVSAAFESGFALSAYVQFSCFLEMQNAELCKITKNEPASPVAHGLGTYKWLKEDVTTEPFCVRRGAVDGFMEASVFDAGQTLVNFNINQSSIVQSFKAEEVRNYQLKVDVGGVTFSINVLELGDEKNDNVVVFLHGFLGTSEDWIPIMKAMSASSRCIAFDLPGHGGSKMHPNDDVDRGSNLSMKVVADMLHKLLCILTTSSKVTVVGYSMGARIALYIALRCNDMVKGAVLLSGSPGLDDEVKRKVRSVKDDSLACAIVSYGLDLFIETWYSGALWRSLKSHPQFNQIVASRMKHDDVEALAKALSDLSTGRQPSLWEDLKHNKIPLLLIVGDRDEKFKKICQSMWSKLEEGKDDSVKHVHKMVKIPDSGHAVHIENPLHVINSISEFVSRLDVIDS
- the LOC110914946 gene encoding protein PHYLLO, chloroplastic isoform X4, which codes for MLDQSRDISSSLKESSNINTLWASLMIEECYRLGLTYFCIAPGSRSSPLALAATSHPMISCIACIDERSLSFHAIGYARGCHKPAVVITSSGTAVSNLLPAVVEASQDFLPLLLLTADRPSELLDTGANQAINQVNHYGSFVRHFFSLPAPADIISTRMVLTTIDSAVYHATSSPCGPVHINCSFREPLENTPQEWSKSCLKGLEFWASSGQPFTNYIHSHSSFAHSNLADILGIIQGAERGLLLIGAIFKEDDIYAALLLAKHFKWPVIADILSGLRLRKYKNSRFKRDDGILFVDHLDHCLLSAEVKQWMKPDVIVQIGSRITSKRISQMLQDCSPCSYILVDNHPNRHDPAHIITHRIHSSISQFTDWVLGSCATTCINSTWSSFLRSINMMIDWEISFVINSENSLTEPYVARITSEALDYGSTMFVGNSMPIRDADMYANGSSVGECIRGDDTASTSGFPFHWFQVAGNRGASGIDGLLSTVVGFAVGHNKRVVCLIGDVSFLHDTNGLALLKQRISRKPITIIVVNNHGGAIFSLLPIANTAEEEILNKYFYTSHNVGIQNLCSAHTVKHVHVHTKDELQNALIKSQCEEVDCVIEVESSIDANANFHSNLRQFACRAASHAFSTISRLSVLNSFSQGSLSIKICKLETFQYRIRLSAPLTTTPVGNLQSEHYREGFVLTLYLEDGSTGIGEVAPLGNHTENLLDVKEQLRFLAHVIEGAPVYSSLPLLKGSFTNWISTNLGIPPDSLLPSVRCGLEMAILNAIAATEGSTMLNLLHPYSPKDEFSTKSLNVKICALIDSDGTPEEVAYLATTLVEEGFTAIKLKVARRSNPVEDAIVVQEIRKKIGFQVQLRADANRKWSFDQALQFGSNVKDCALQYIEEPVNDEDDIIKFCEESGLPVALDETIDKLRENPLKTLARFKHSGIVAVVIKPSFVGGFEKAALIARWAQQQGKMAVVSAAFESGFALSAYVQFSCFLEMQNAELCKITKNEPASPVAHGLGTYKWLKEDVTTEPFCVRRGAVDGFMEASVFDAGQTLVNFNINQSSIVQSFKAEEVRNYQLKVDVGGVTFSINVLELGDEKNDNVVVFLHGFLGTSEDWIPIMKAMSASSRCIAFDLPGHGGSKMHPNDDVDRGSNLSMKVVADMLHKLLCILTTSSKVTVVGYSMGARIALYIALRCNDMVKGAVLLSGSPGLDDEVKRKVRSVKDDSLACAIVSYGLDLFIETWYSGALWRSLKSHPQFNQIVASRMKHDDVEALAKALSDLSTGRQPSLWEDLKHNKIPLLLIVGDRDEKFKKICQSMWSKLEEGKDDSVKHVHKMVKIPDSGHAVHIENPLHVINSISEFVSRLDVIDS
- the LOC118488016 gene encoding multiple epidermal growth factor-like domains protein 10, which codes for MEYLHIKIGLLTFFLICQAWPGSSSKLEYCKTFCGTQDAFCDSRNGNCVCNPGIVDASPPHVPVGINRRSLSSQCQNDDMCKNYWCHRDDSYCDDGACICHPCGPRGL